The sequence below is a genomic window from Saccopteryx leptura isolate mSacLep1 chromosome 3, mSacLep1_pri_phased_curated, whole genome shotgun sequence.
TGGAGGCTCACGGTTTTCTGCCCCAGGTGTCAGGCCCTCGGCAGGGCTCTGCGGATGCAGTGGATGCCAGACTGCCTGATCCCCCTTCCGGAAGTTTCTGTTCTCCTGGGAgcagagaggggaaaggtggggagggtggagagggataCAGGGAGTCACAGACCAGCTGTGATGGGGAATAACTGGGAAGGACTCAGGgaagcttctcttcccctcttagtAAGACTTAGAATTTCTCCACAGCTGGTCCCAGTCCCATCCTCTGGAGAGTGTGCCTCCACCTCACCCCACTCCCATCTCAGAGGCAGGTTCTGATTACCTGAAGCCCTTGGCCCCACTGATTGGCTCAGAGATGAGCCATGGCCCAGGCAGGCTGCTCATAGAGACTATTCCTGGGCTTGAGTTTGCACTCTCCAAGGAGCAGATATGCTGTGTGCTGGATCTGCACCTAGaaggggcggaggggggggggggctcttggGAGCTGTTGGGCCATCTTGGTACCAGCCTCGTAAGCCTGGAGGTGGAGCCCAGGGAGCTCTCCCCTAATCCAGATACAGATCACCAAGTTATGGGAACCATTCAATGTCCTTTCCTGCTAAAGTCCATTTGAGTCAAGACTTGTGACTTGTAGCATTCAGGCAGGAAGAGCCGTGTGCAAAGGCCCAGCCTCACAGAGGACTCACATGAATGTGGGCAGAGCCCGAGCCCAGCCCAGAGGAGGGTGGGTCCGTGAAGCGAGGCCAGAGAGGCTGAGGCTGCGTACTAATAGCTAACTTGCCCTGGTTTTCTTCGGCGCCAGGCATTGTTCTCAGGTGTTTACGTGCGTAACTTCACTTAACCCTCTAAAGACCCTGTGAGGAAGCAGTGATATTCCACTTTATAAAGTAGCAAATGGGAGCACAGGAGGCCAGGTAACTGTCCCCTGGTCAGATAAGGGACAGCTGGGACTTGCTACCAGGCAGTCGACTCCAGGACCTATGCCAAGGCCATGTCTTGTGCAGGTCAGACAGGTCATGTGGCCCACGGACCAAAGATTATTGAGGGGAGGAGAATGAAGGTTAAGAAGACACTGGACTGGATGATTGGGGTCACCAATGGCATTTTACGGAGGGGTAGGGTGGAAACCAGTTTGCAAGGTGTGTATGGGAGCCAGGAGCCAGGTAAGTAAGGGAAACATCTGGATTGGCCATTTTTTTCTGATGGTGATGCTTGAATGTGTTTGCAAGGCAAGATAATGAAGGGGGTATAGATTAGGCCCTAGGATCCAGCCAGGACCCCTGAGGGAGACAGGTCATGGTGGGCAGAGTAGCAGGTGGGTTGTGTGTGGGCTCAGTGGAGGGGTCAGTCTCAGGAATGCAGAGAGTACCTTTCCctccagggaagggaagaggaagggacaggTAAACATTTGAGCTACAGTTCATGGTGAGGGACACAGCTTTCAGAAGAGGGGAGACTAGTGAGCACCTCAGGGTAGAAGGGAGCTGGGctgcagagtggggggggggggagcacagtGTAAGGCAGGGAGGGCGGAGGCCAGATCCTGAAGGACCTCCCATGAAGCCCCGGAGTGTGGTTTTAACAGCAAAGGGACACACTCACAGCTTGGAGATAGCCTGGGAGCCTTGATTTAAGAAGTCAGGATGGCCTGAGTGATTACAGCCAACCAGCAGGGTCTCAATATGGCCTGCAGATGCTCTGGGCTATTGGTGCAGCTCTTCTGTAAGtttgaagtgaaaaataaaaggaggaaaggaagacaaTGGCCTGGAACCTTGTGACATGACAATCCCACATctggccctcctcctccctcGCTCTCccaatcccccacccccacccccaccccgtgccccAAGTCCTCACAGGTCTGCTGAGTGCCATGCTGTTCCTGACGGCTCCCCACACTGCCCCCTGCTCTCTTCTGGAACCTgcgccctcccctcctgcagagaTGGACAAGCCATGGCCCATGGGGAAGGAGGGTGAGGAATCAAGGGCAGACGTAGGCCTGTGAGTCTGACCTGCCCCACACCCAGAATTGAGGCTGTTTTCACTTTTGTGGTCTCCTAGAACAATTTTGTAGAGAGCTCTAGGCTGTCCCCATAAGGTTTCAGAAACCTTTTCCCTCTCAGCTGCAAGATGATGTCCAAGTCCTTAAACTTTGCACGGTAGAGACATGTCTGAATGTGGGAGGCCTAGCCTGGACTACTCCTGGTTCTGGGGATAGCAAGACACTGACTTCCTGCTACTAGTGAGCCCAGTGCTGCAGCAGACACCTGGGCCAAGAAGCCAGGAAGATGCAAGCCTGCCCCCCCCGTGGCCACCTTCCATAACTGCAGCCCAACAACCCAGTCTCCAGCCCACAGGCCTCAGGCAGTGTGGTCTGGGCACCGTCCCCTGGTTCTGCAGACCTCGCGTGCCCAACTGAAAGGGAAGTGCCAGTTCTACATTAGCTGAGAAGCACCAAGTGTTACATACGTGCGCACGTGCAGACAAACCTCTGCctttcattttggttttagaAATACGGGTATGTGTTCAGTGAAGTCAAATAACTCATTCAAGGCCACCTAGCTTGAATGTCAGTCCTGAGCCAAGTCACGTCCACCTGACACCAGGCTTCTACCTCAATAACATGGGACAATCGGACTTGGCTGTGCTATTCCCTGCATTGCACAGCAGTCACCCAGGGGCCTAAGGGGTGCACGTCCACACCCGGGCTCTAAACCTACTGAATCAAAGCCCTGGGCCAGGTGGGAAGGGGTCTTCAGCTTGCCTCCACCGCAAGAGGAGTGTCTGTCTCCGTGCTGACAGCTGGGAGCCACAGGGCAGAAATGTTACCTCTGGGGAAGTCAGGGAcatgttccatttatttttgagTTCCTTAGTACTGGCCCATGAAATATGGCCAAtattatttgtgaaatgaataaataatgagtGGGTGAACACATGATTCTGAGGTCCCCTCAGTGACAGTTAGTAAATGTGTGAGTCCTGCACACAGAGTGTTCTACACAcatgccaacacacacacaaacacatatgtaCACGCAGACACATACAGGCGCACGGACACCCTCGCAGACACTCATACGCCTGCGGGAAGGAAAGGACACAGCCTGACAAACGGCAGGTGGCCCCAGCTGCccttccctcccacacacactcatGTGCACCTCTGTCTTCACTGGCCTGTATTTATTGCACACCCATTGGGTGTATGGCTCAGCACCAGGCCCTGGTCAGACACCTCTGGTGGCCCCCAAGGGCCAGCCCCGCTTGGGGGAGTTCCAGGCCACAGGGCTGGTTACAAGCATGGACTCCGGGAAGAGGAAGCCCGGCAGGAAGGCTGGGCAGGCAGTGCATCAGCCAGCAGGCAGCGAGCGGGCAGCACAGAGGCCCCTCTTGGCGGGCAGCCTGTGGGGATACTTGGCTGAACAGAGACAAGGTGGCTGCTCCTCCAGCCCAGCCTCCTTTCCATGGGCACAGCCTCCGATCCGTGACTGTCCCGAactgccctcccacccccaccccaagaacAGACCCAGGTGGGAGCAGCCAGACAGCAGCTCAAGGGGACTTCCCAGGGAGGGTGGCGTCCAGCGGGGGCCTGGTGGTCCCGGGGCCTGGAGCTTAGAGGCCGGAAGTGTGGGAAGGGATCCAGACCTCCACAGGGATCTTCAAACTCTCCTCAGTGCAGCTCCTGCTGAGAGCCCCCAGCACCACCTGCCCTCAGACCCCCGGGGGTGGGGCTTCTTCCTGCCGCCCCTTGCCCAGGCATCCCCAGAGCTCTGGAGCTCCCACCACTCTTGGGCCGCTGGCTCTGCTCTGTTGATAACTGGGCGTGGGGGGCGGGGCACTCTCTCTTGCCTGGTGCAGAACCCGCtggagggaagaggagacagaggcaCAGGCCTCCCTGGCCCTGTCGCCTGCCTGTCCTGGCTTGAAGGCTGCTGGCAGGGGCCTGGGTGACCCTGCTCCCTCGCTCACAGGAGGCTGGCCGGGGTCTTCCAGGGCCTCTCCCAGCAGGTATCCCAGAGCAAAACCATCCCCAGGGCATGACTGCCCGGAAGCCACTGCTGTCTCAGGCTCTCTCCTGGAAGCTCACTGAGTTCTGATTCTGGAACAACTGCTGAACTTCCCCAGCTCCAGgcaatggggcaccctgggtttTTGAGGAGAGGAGAGTGACATGGGACAAACTCTGGAAGTGGAGCCAAATCTCTGTCCTCCCTCTTTCTTCGGGAGTGGCCAAGGACTGGGGCGGCCGAGGATCTGCCATGGGGTGAGGGGGTTGGCAGAGCAGTATTTGGAAAGCTCAGAGAGACAGGTTGTCCTCCAGCAGTGGAGGAGGGGCCTTATCCCATCATGAGGCCACTAAAATGGGCTCCCCACAGGGCATCCCAGGTCCACCCCAGAGCAGGGGGTCAAGATCTGTGATGTGACATGCTTCATAGCTGATGGCGGTTCCGCTTGGGGATAATCTTTCGGTAGGTTCTGCGCTCTGAGATGTTACGCTTCACCTTGGCCGTGTTGGGGGCCTCATCCTGGTGCAGAGATGGGCTCGAGTGGGACTTCTTCAGGCTGGGCTTGGGCTCCTGGGTGCTACCAGCTTCCCTCCCCAACTGCTTCTCCCACAGGTCCAGGTCATCTGAGGGGCAGTGCAGACGGGCCACCAGCAGCTGCACGTACATCTCATAGCGGGTTTTCTGCAACACACAGGCACCCAACCTCAGCACCGCCTGGCTTAGGTGGGGAGGATGCTGGAACCATGAGGGACATACAGTTTACATGTCTGAAGCTATGGCAACAaaaatttttacagagagagggttGAACCAATAGCTAGCATCTGTATTGCACCTGCAACCAACCATCACAGGACAGGAGCAGCATGCTAGAGCCCTGCCGTGTCTGGATGGTGTACAGAGCACTGGACAGCCAAGCTGTCCTAACAGCCGACACTATGTCGTGCAGTACCTGTCCTCGCCCAGACGCCGAAAGATCTGTGACCCTGTGGGCAGCACTGCAAACAAACAGCTCACATCTGCGCTGAACCCAAGTTGAGTCTGAACAGCATTTTAACAAGTCAGCATCTGGAAATCATGATGCTAACAGCCCCCCATCTGCTCAGTACTCCGGAGGCCCCTGTGACCTGCGCACTCCAGACAGGGTTCTATTTGCTCAGTGCTTGCCTACCCTTCATCCAGGAGGCTCTCAGCTCAGCCTGGGAGCGGGGTGGGGCACACATTGCTTTCCCTGCTTACAAAGAGGGACAGGGGGCCTGGGAGGGCCGGCCACTGGCGGGAGGGGCTGGGATTCTGCAGGCAGACCTAGGTCCTGTCGGCCACCCCCGGGCCTCTGGGAAATGCTGTACTCACAGCCATAGATGCAACATCGAGCCAGAGGGATGGCGGGGAAGGGACAGGGCAGCACAGGGGCCCAGAGCACAGCCAGCAGGCAGCACCGACTCTCATTCCTCTCGTCTCTGCCTTTGGACATCTCTGACCCCTCGTCGTCCCACTGGCCCTCACCTACCCTGGCTGCTCAGCTCCTGGAATGTGCACCGATGTCAGGCCAGAGCAGAATTTGGGTGAGTGGGTGCGGGGTTAAAACATTTTGGATCGATCATAGAGCCAATAAAGATCATTCCTAAGACCATAAATGATGGGAGCAGCATGCATATTTACCAGGTTCAGTCAAGTAATTTGATttttccatgcctcagtttcctcatctataaaatgaggaccaTAGTCCTACCCCAGAGTTGTTAGATAATTCATGCAGGTAATACAAGCTCCACAGGTAcagcctattattattattagctaagTATTAGGGGAAATAATTCAACCAAAATACACTTTTTCCTTTAACATAGAAAAAGCCAAATACactcttaagagaaaaaaattataaaaatagagttTCAGACAAGTGACTTGTCTGTATCCCAGAACACGAGCACACACACCCTGCACCCCTGCACAAGCAAGCCTGTGCAGACAGGGCATACAAACACCTCGCTGTCCCTGAGCAACgggtgagcagaggctgcagggccAGATGCGGCCACCAGGCGGCGAGTGTGAGCCAGCGCCTCACCTCATACTCCAGATACTCCTTCCGCAGGCGGTATTCTTCCAGCTCCCGGCTTCGGCCCCGCCGCTCAGGTAAGTTCCTCTGTAGATCCAGCAGGTCGTCCGAAGCAGCGTCAAGGCAGTTCTCGTGGGATCGATGCTGCTCCTCCTAGTTGCAAGAGACAGTGGGGAAGCAATCCTGAGCTCCCTCTTCTTCGAACCCAGGTGCACAACTCCATCCCCGTTCTAGTGCCCAGGTGAGAGCCAGATGTGCAACTCCATCCCCATTCCCGGGTCCAAGTGTGCAGCAGCCCCCTCTCCCCGCTCCCACCCCTCCTAGGCCAGGTGCGCAGCCCCACAATGATGCCATCTCCGCTCTTGTCCTCCTGTGCACAACCCCCGCCCGCCCTGCTGCACTCGCCCCTCCTCGAAGCCGTGTACCAGGGAGCTCTGGGCAGGGCCCATGGGCAGGATGGGCCGCACGAATCTGCGCTGGGAGCCCACCGCGGCCGGGAAGGGCGGCGCCGAGTGCGTGGCGGCGGCCAGATTGATGCGGGCTATCCAGGAACTCATCTCTTTGCCAGTGCTGGGGGCAGAGAGGACGTGGGTCGCCAGGGCTCCAGAGCCGGTCCCGTCGCCCGTCCCACCCTCCACCTTCTGTGTTCTCACAGCAGTCCAGCCTCCCAGGACTCAGCCTCAAAGCAGAAGCCCTCCTGCTAGCAGAATGGTTGACCTCTGCTGGTGTTCTTTTCTCATTCATCAAAGAGAAAAACCCAGGAAGGCAGCAGATTTTATATCAAATGCCAAAAACATGATAATGTTAGTGACTTCCTGGAATCCTCTGTTCAGAACTGGAAGGCTGATCTGGACTTAGAAGGAAGAGATGAAATTTGGCAAAGTGGGCCACAGCGAGGGCAGGGAAGCAGGAAGCCCAGGTGTGCATCTAAGGTTTGCTGCTCAAGATGGGAGTTCTCATCAGAGCAGGGCCAGCAGCTGCTAGAGGTGAGCAGGGCGCAGGGGACAGAAAGCTGGGGCCCCTCTGCTTGTCTTCCAGCCCAGACTCACGGTGCCTGGAAGAGGTAGAGGCGCCAGTCGGCAGTGCGCAGCTGGAAGACGTGAGGCTTCTTGGTGTAGTGGGTGGCTGGCGTGGCCAGCGAGTGGTGCACCCCCACAGGCTCGTCCACCATCTGCCCCACCAGACTCTCCCCCTCGGGGCCACGGTCCTCTCCCTGCCACAGGGCACAGTGGCTCAGAAAAGAGGTTTTCATGAATTGCTCACCATCCCAACCATTTTGGGCCTTTCCCTGTTCCCTACCCTGCCCATCAGAGTGTGGACCCTGCCTACCTTCAGGAAGTAGAGGGCCATCCCTCGAAGCAAGGTGTGGAACATCTTCCAGCCACGTTTGCCCCATGGTGCTGCTCCAGGAATAGAACACACAGGTGGTGGGGCACCCCCCAGACACACTCAGACACGCCCAggctccctctcctcacccctctcACCAGCTCAGCAATTCACCACCTCCAGGTGCACATATGCATGCAGAAGTATAGACACAAAACAGTCACAAACAGGCACGTACCATGCCTCACACAACTGTTGACAAACAACAAATTTGACATTCAGACAGACCATCCTCTCTCATACACACTACCATAAGCACACCCCCAACTCAGACATCTTTCTGGAGCCTGCAAGATGATCTCAACTTTATGAACCCTTCCAGAGAGGCAGCCATACACAGGGCTTGTGGGATGCTAGTTTCCTGGCTGGCCCCCCTCTGATTTGGGATTCCTGCTCTAAAGCTCTAAACATCTGCAATGAGGCCCAAATGCAGAACCGGGCAATTTTGCCCCACATGCAATGCACCTCTCAGCATTCTCTTTCACACACCCCACATTTGGAACACACCGTGCCTGCTCCTTTCTCTATGGGGCATGCCCTCTGCCCAACTTCAAATATCCAGGCCCTCCAAGGTTCAGCTTAAATATCATCACTTCGCAGGAACCTTAACCTTCCTGTCTCCCACATCTCACCCCCAAAACTAAACCCCAAACCTTGCCCTCCACGCCCCGGACTTGATCTAGTCCTCCCCACACCACTCAGGCACTGATACGCTTGTCTGATTTCTACTGTGGGAGCAGGAATATTGGGTCCTTCTTGTGTGTGCGCCCCACCCTCCTGGCGAGTGGCTTACACAGCACCAGGCACAGTCACTTCGAGCAGGAACGTGGGCAGCCTGTCCTCAACCTGCGCACACGGCAGTACATGCTGCTGAGCAGAGCCACTCTGCATGCcctacacacagagacacacagacacagaagcacagacacagacaggccCGCTGAGCAGAGCCACTCTGCATGCcctacacacagagacacacagacacagaagcacagacacagacaggccCGCTGAGCAGAGCCACTCTGCATGCcctacacacagagacacacagacacagaagcacagacacagacaggccCGCTGAGCAGAGCCACTCTGCATGCcctacacacagagacacacagacacagaagcacagacacagacaggccCACACAGCAGCAGACACCCACTCTTCTTGCCATCCACGTCGTGATGCATCTTCCGGGCCAGGATGCCCTGCTTATAGGTGGGCACCGTGGGGTCCTGGGCCAGCTGGAGGAAAGGGTTGTTCACCTTGCCAGCCTGAGGTGACGGCCGGGCCTTCTCAGTTCTGGCTGTGTCTTCCTCGTCCCTGAACGGGAAGAATCAGGCTGAGGTGCTGGCTGGGCTGAGGCCACTAGGAGGCACTCCAGCCTTTCCCCTTCGCTGGGAGCCACACCTCAGGACACCCCTGAGAGGACACTCCTTCAAAGCCAACCCATCAGTTCCTGTCATCCCCAAATCCCCCACCTCTGGTTCCTCCAGGTGTTACCTGGGCCTGTCCACCCTCTGAGACTGGCCCAGGGCCCTGAACTTGTTCCTCTCTCAGGTGGGCTGGACAAGGGGTGGTACAAGAAGGACAGGCCCAGTAgggaggggtgcagggaggggaagGTGCTCTCACTTACATGGCCCACTCGAGCTTCTCACTTCGAATAGACCAGTATAGGGCCTAGAACAGAGGCAAACAGGTGGACAGGGGAGCCTCAGGCTGCAAGGCCCAAACTCCACCTGACAGAGACAGGGTGGGGCGTGCTGCAGTCTGCGCTTCTACCCCCAACACAGCCGCCCGCCTTCCTTGAATGGAAAGGCCCCATGCCTGCATCCATGCACATAGGCAACCATTTATGGGGTGTCTGTCATGTGTTGGACATTGTGCTAGAAACTGGAGACAAGGTGACCACAGCTGTCCTAGTCCCTGCCTGAGCTCAATGAGGCCTGAACTTGTTCTCTCCAAGGGAAAAGAATCATCCACATGCCATCCTGCTCGGAGGCCAATAATCATAAGGAGGTGAGTAACTGAGGTGCTGAACTTTGAAATGATGTAACAAGGAATATTCATGTAGGTGTATCCTGCCAGCATTGTGTAGCCCTGGGCATACCTtcaggtgcctggcacatagtacgtTCTCGGTAAATGTTCACTGAATAGACAAGCTAGCACATGCTGTAATTGCTAGCGAAGAGCATGATGTGGGCCAGGCAGTGTGCTGAGCACCTGACAGCCTTTATGTCATCATGGCAACAACACTGTAAGTGGTTCTTCCCAGGAGGAACCCGAATGGCCAGGGTTCAGTTGTCCAAGACAAGAATTCAATCCCTGGACCACCTGGCTCCAGGCTCtaggttttctctttttgaagTTTCACCTTTGTTCGCTCAGAGAACCAAACCCCAGTAATTCTCAGATTTCACAGGTCTTAGAATCATCTGCAAGATTAATAACCATTTTGGGGGCCCTAGAGTTTGGTTCGGTAGGtccagggtgggggctgggaatTTGCACAGCTAACAAATCCCGCGGTGACACTCAGTCCTGTCAGTCAGCAGGCTCTGTCCCCTGGAGGGTCCCTGGGCAGAGCCGGCCCACGCTCAGCATTCCCCTGGGGCCCAGGAAGCAGGCTCCAGGCCCCTGGAGGGTCCCTGGGTAGAGCCGCCCACGCTCAGCATTCCCCTGGGGCCCAGGAAGCAGGCTCCAGGCCCCACGCAGGGAGCCGGCCCGAGCAGCCCTTGCACTGCACCTTCAGCAGCTCCTTGGGGAAGTTTCCGCCGTCCTGCAGGCCGTTCAGGTTGGTTATGAACTCCTGGCAGCTCATGCTCTTCCCAATGTTCTGTGGCCATGGAGAGAGGGGGACAGCTGGCACGCCCTCCACCCGATAGGATCATGCCCAGACAGCCACTCGGGAGCCTTCCCTGGCCCCATCCCAAACTTCCGGTCTCCATTCCCcttgactgccccccccccccgcccctgctcAGCCCCAGGTCTCCCCCGCTTGCTCACCGGTCCGTGCAGGTCTGTGTTAAGGAGCATGATGGCGCAGGTCAGGGTGTGCACGGAATCTGCCCAGAGAGAGTGAGTGGAGAGAAAGCGCTGGGACCTGACTCTGCTTTTCCTCTGCCCACATGGGGCAGTGGCCCACAAATGCTTCAGGTTCTCCTGGCCCCTATACACCCTCACCAGCTGCCACCCAGGGAACTCCAGAGCCAGCCCGGGGATGTGCTATGCCACCCGCCCCGGGACCCCAAGGTGCCCTGCCCTCCTACCTACTGTGGGGAAGAGCCCGGGGTTGCAGTGATGGAAGCGTCTGGAGAACTGGTACAGGACTCGCTCCCGCTCCTGCGTCTCCCCgctgagcaccagggcctggaggAAGCCCCTGGAAGGAGGGCCAGGATCAGGACGGAGCCCAGGCTGGGCCCAGGGTTCGGGccacattctggccctggccacccTTCCTCCCCAGAGAGGGCCCAAGGCATTACCGGAGGGCACGGTCCAGGCTCTGGCCACCAAACTGGAAGAAAGACAGGTACTCCTGAGCCACAGCCCTGCTGAAGTCATTGCTGTGGAGGGAAGCGGCGATAAAGCCTGGCTGAAGGTCTGGGCACAGGCCATAGGTGCAGAGCGAACCCAGGGCCTGCACACATCCCAGGGCCTGAGAGGTGAGGCTGGGGGCCCTGAGCAAGGCAAAGGCCCAGCCAGCTGGCCCCTGGGTCCAGAGAGGGCAAGGACAGCCAGGTCTGATCTATAGTGGCACCTACCTCATGCTGGATGGGAAGGGCCTGTGCAGATAGGGCAGGGAGGCAAAGTGGCCTGTCCAGTGGCTCTAAGCTTGGTCAGAGATGTGGAGAAGGGATGACACCAGTGTGACagtgagaaagaggaaggcatGGAGAGGGTACAGGGATGGGGGTGCAACTAGGACAGGAACAGTGGGGTGAGAGGTCAGCAGTGGACTGGAGGGAcaaagggacaggtagggacagccACTGGAGCAAACCTGCCCTGCCTCACCCAAGAGCCCTGGCTCAGGCTCAGAGCCCCTTACTTCTTCCGCAGGTGCACAGCCACTTCGGACTTCCGGAAACCCTCCAGGCGATAGAGGCGGGCCGCCAGGTCCCAGGCCTGCGAGGCGGTCCTGACGCCTTTAGCCAGCTTGTCTGTAGCCTGCGGGCTCTGGTCCTCCTCTGGGGACTTCACTTGGGGCCCGGGGCTGTCAGGAAGCCTGGAAGGGCCCATGGGTGTGCTCAGACTTGCACTGGGACGGGCATCAGGGAGCCTGTCGGTCTGCTCAGACTCAGAAGCATTCTGAGTCAAGTCTAGGGGAGCCCTCAGAGTGCCtaccccactccccaccctccagctccagctcca
It includes:
- the PSD4 gene encoding PH and SEC7 domain-containing protein 4 isoform X3, coding for MMGDDRLSEHPKPVEFLNICLGDNRPPHPGVYPRELCRHPDPHEPLREQTWASSPSESATGDAVPRGSSAEPEGLGNRSSQGSPRQSQSTSAQVVFWAGILQAQMCVLDLEEELEKTEGLRADLRSCIPKAPVELPPFSFSLTSPLGSGLHPSPPEEEAVGEDSRSPEGERLATMWPGEGTPGSSPEWGPEEESVFFDNPLFLESPCSDTSAPAACVSWGSPDSCAVRPQSPQTLQPPLLGGRVPRGLGGEPGWEDSTADSSGHTTPPVPVPTYKLHFSAWATPDATSQAPAAPPGWGTRGTSLADSLDPIPSCVDKALTWETGHIRSDASPSTHPVQPSALPGPESWQTEQSPSWPQVPLISQDRAQSCSSPGGRDAECSQESAPCTPAPVPWWGSASSPEPSSPDSESRVPAPRPSPVSSREGSPRPQSCHTSGISPASTLVVSLPALLERDGPKPSSLEREEAEEAQDPEEEVENKGPRGTADAGAVPLAVGLTSTGGLPDSPGPQVKSPEEDQSPQATDKLAKGVRTASQAWDLAARLYRLEGFRKSEVAVHLRKNNDFSRAVAQEYLSFFQFGGQSLDRALRGFLQALVLSGETQERERVLYQFSRRFHHCNPGLFPTVDSVHTLTCAIMLLNTDLHGPNIGKSMSCQEFITNLNGLQDGGNFPKELLKALYWSIRSEKLEWAMDEEDTARTEKARPSPQAGKVNNPFLQLAQDPTVPTYKQGILARKMHHDVDGKKTPWGKRGWKMFHTLLRGMALYFLKGEDRGPEGESLVGQMVDEPVGVHHSLATPATHYTKKPHVFQLRTADWRLYLFQAPTGKEMSSWIARINLAAATHSAPPFPAAVGSQRRFVRPILPMGPAQSSLEEQHRSHENCLDAASDDLLDLQRNLPERRGRSRELEEYRLRKEYLEYEKTRYEMYVQLLVARLHCPSDDLDLWEKQLGREAGSTQEPKPSLKKSHSSPSLHQDEAPNTAKVKRNISERRTYRKIIPKRNRHQL